The following are encoded together in the Thalassolituus oleivorans MIL-1 genome:
- the ruvX gene encoding Holliday junction resolvase RuvX encodes MPEVIVPERFNSFMGFDFGTQRIGIAIGQRITASANPLAPIKARDGVPDWDLLQRIITEWQPDAFIVGLPLNMDGSDSEMSRRAAKFAKRLEGRFHRPAYTHDERLTSYEAKGIVIAEGGNRNFGENSVDGIAAQLILESWMIAHPREQGESR; translated from the coding sequence ATGCCTGAGGTCATTGTTCCTGAACGCTTTAACAGCTTTATGGGTTTCGACTTTGGTACTCAGCGCATTGGCATTGCGATAGGACAGCGTATTACCGCCAGTGCCAATCCGTTAGCACCGATCAAAGCGCGCGATGGTGTACCGGACTGGGATTTGTTGCAGCGTATTATCACGGAATGGCAACCGGATGCTTTTATTGTCGGATTACCGCTCAATATGGACGGTAGTGATAGCGAAATGAGCCGTCGTGCGGCAAAATTCGCCAAACGACTAGAGGGGCGCTTTCATCGTCCTGCTTATACCCATGACGAACGCCTGACAAGCTATGAAGCAAAAGGCATCGTTATTGCCGAAGGTGGTAATAGAAACTTCGGCGAGAACTCGGTCGACGGCATTGCTGCCCAACTCATACTAGAAAGCTGGATGATCGCACATCCGCGCGAGCAAGGAGAATCTCGATGA
- the pyrR gene encoding bifunctional pyr operon transcriptional regulator/uracil phosphoribosyltransferase PyrR: protein MNLPDIEQTCESLGEQIKAFAAERDLDDPLLVGIRTGGVWVAQRLQQYLNPHAEISVLDISFYRDDFTRHGLHPQVKGSELPDSIEDRHIILVDDVIMSGRTIRAAMNELFDYGRPASISLVCLLDIGRRELPIQPDLCGATIALNEGQLIKLGGPNPLTLSLA, encoded by the coding sequence ATGAATTTGCCCGATATTGAACAAACGTGTGAATCATTAGGCGAGCAAATCAAAGCCTTCGCCGCTGAGCGTGACTTAGACGATCCTCTTTTAGTTGGCATTCGCACCGGCGGCGTTTGGGTCGCCCAGCGCCTGCAACAGTACTTAAATCCACACGCCGAGATCAGCGTATTGGATATTAGCTTTTATCGCGATGACTTCACTCGTCACGGATTGCACCCGCAAGTAAAAGGGTCAGAACTGCCGGACAGCATTGAAGATCGCCACATTATTTTAGTCGATGACGTCATTATGAGCGGCCGTACCATTCGCGCTGCCATGAACGAGTTATTCGATTATGGGCGCCCTGCCAGTATTAGCCTTGTGTGTCTACTGGATATCGGCCGCCGTGAACTGCCAATTCAGCCTGACTTATGCGGTGCAACCATCGCCTTAAATGAAGGTCAATTGATCAAGCTAGGCGGGCCAAATCCACTGACATTGTCACTGGCGTAA